One segment of Arcanobacterium phocae DNA contains the following:
- a CDS encoding M50 family metallopeptidase has product MLPGIIFMVIGLVASVAIHELGHLIPAKKFGAKVSRYFVGFGPTVWSIERGGTEWGFKAIPLGGFVSIAGMLPPAKDGVPTTKTDGSLTLAQEARLQSAEEFDDPAQPGAFWHLPARLKMIVMFGGPLTNLIISIVLLAAVTVGIGVPRLSTTIAQVAPCIDNAETCTPAPATGVIEPSDTIISWGGKQVETWNDIQQAIATGGTVATDVVVERNNVQKTLSVTPVMREFDDGTGTVATKPYVGIGPAIERRPGTLSEVPGQTWTMASGTAKILVQLPVKLWDAASTLVTGEKRTPDSVVGLVGIADVAGSISAAQVDNYGFLDRLGDLTMLLAGLNMTLFIFNMIPLLPLDGGHILGALIEGVRRKIAFSQGKPDPGPFDTARLLPVSYAMILFFVFMTVLLIVVDIVNPIV; this is encoded by the coding sequence ATGCTTCCCGGAATTATTTTTATGGTTATTGGGCTCGTTGCCTCAGTAGCTATCCATGAACTAGGGCATCTCATACCAGCGAAAAAATTTGGCGCAAAAGTTAGCCGGTATTTCGTTGGCTTCGGTCCAACTGTTTGGTCAATTGAACGTGGTGGAACTGAATGGGGATTTAAAGCAATCCCGCTTGGTGGGTTCGTGTCGATTGCTGGAATGTTGCCGCCGGCAAAAGACGGCGTGCCGACAACTAAAACTGACGGGTCCTTAACGTTGGCTCAGGAAGCCCGGTTACAGTCTGCTGAAGAGTTCGATGATCCGGCGCAGCCAGGTGCTTTTTGGCATCTGCCAGCGCGGCTGAAGATGATTGTGATGTTTGGTGGGCCGCTGACTAATCTGATTATCAGCATTGTCTTGCTTGCTGCAGTTACAGTCGGTATTGGAGTGCCGCGGTTGTCTACGACGATCGCACAAGTAGCTCCCTGTATTGATAATGCTGAAACTTGCACACCTGCTCCGGCAACTGGCGTCATCGAGCCGTCGGACACGATTATTTCGTGGGGAGGTAAGCAAGTTGAGACATGGAATGATATCCAACAAGCTATCGCCACTGGTGGAACTGTAGCGACGGACGTCGTCGTCGAACGAAACAACGTCCAAAAAACGCTTTCTGTTACCCCGGTAATGCGCGAGTTTGACGATGGTACTGGCACTGTAGCCACCAAGCCATATGTGGGAATAGGTCCGGCAATCGAGCGCCGCCCAGGAACGCTTTCTGAAGTTCCGGGCCAGACGTGGACAATGGCTAGTGGCACTGCCAAAATACTTGTCCAGTTGCCGGTTAAGCTCTGGGATGCCGCTAGCACGCTGGTCACCGGCGAAAAGCGTACCCCAGATTCTGTGGTTGGCCTAGTTGGCATCGCTGATGTCGCGGGATCTATCAGTGCAGCGCAAGTAGATAACTACGGTTTCCTTGATCGTCTTGGCGATTTAACGATGCTCCTCGCAGGGCTGAACATGACGTTGTTCATCTTCAATATGATTCCATTGTTGCCGTTAGACGGTGGTCATATACTCGGCGCACTCATCGAAGGTGTCCGCCGGAAAATCGCTTTCTCCCAAGGGAAACCAGATCCGGGACCGTTTGATACTGCACGGTTACTTCCGGTGAGCTACGCAATGATTTTATTCTTTGTTTTCATGACCGTGCTACTGATTGTGGTCGACATAGTTAACCCCATCGTGTGA
- the rlmN gene encoding 23S rRNA (adenine(2503)-C(2))-methyltransferase RlmN, producing MKKTKQVMPRVEQGPRPSLSFTERRHGKPPKHLADLSRSERRALVADLGYPQFRADQLSKHYFEHNCVDPEQMTDLPQAQRADLTRVMLPQLITKVRDQVADGGVTIKTLWKLFDGAVVESVLMKYPDRATLCISSQAGCGMACPFCATGQAGLTRNLSAGEIVEQLRQARQLAEEGIFGEPVRVTNVVFMGMGEPLANFPAVRDALHRMIEPAPEGFGMSARNITVSTVGMVPVIKKLADEGLPVTLAVSLHAPDDGLRDDLIPINSRYKVGELLDTARYYFVRTGRRVSIEYALIKDMNDHQWRAELLAAELNSRGRGWAHVNPIPLNPTPGSIWTASTTADTGVFVQTLTDAGISTTIRDTRGSDIDGACGQLAADVVDRDHVSRRAARAQAAVDARIEAHRGEPKDFDSTLAAIAAVTNGDIDE from the coding sequence ATGAAGAAAACTAAACAGGTTATGCCACGTGTGGAGCAAGGGCCGCGCCCGTCGCTTTCATTTACTGAGCGTCGGCATGGCAAGCCACCAAAACATTTGGCTGATCTTAGCCGTAGTGAACGGCGTGCACTGGTAGCAGATCTCGGATATCCACAATTTCGTGCTGACCAGTTGTCGAAGCATTATTTCGAGCATAACTGTGTTGACCCGGAGCAGATGACGGATTTACCGCAAGCTCAACGCGCTGATTTAACGCGCGTTATGCTCCCGCAGCTCATCACTAAAGTTCGTGATCAAGTTGCTGATGGCGGAGTAACTATTAAGACGCTGTGGAAACTGTTCGACGGTGCCGTCGTGGAGTCGGTGCTGATGAAGTATCCCGATCGTGCAACGCTCTGTATTTCGTCACAAGCTGGTTGCGGCATGGCGTGCCCATTTTGCGCCACTGGCCAAGCTGGTTTAACACGCAACCTGTCTGCTGGAGAGATTGTTGAACAGCTCCGCCAGGCGCGTCAGCTTGCTGAAGAGGGTATTTTTGGTGAGCCAGTGCGGGTAACCAACGTCGTGTTTATGGGAATGGGAGAACCATTAGCGAATTTCCCGGCAGTGCGCGATGCATTGCACCGCATGATTGAGCCAGCGCCAGAAGGCTTTGGTATGTCGGCTCGCAATATAACCGTGTCTACTGTTGGTATGGTTCCAGTAATTAAGAAGCTTGCTGACGAAGGCTTGCCAGTGACATTGGCGGTATCCTTGCATGCACCGGATGATGGTTTGCGTGACGATCTCATCCCTATTAACTCGCGCTATAAAGTTGGCGAATTACTAGACACAGCACGGTATTATTTTGTTCGGACTGGACGGCGAGTTTCGATTGAGTACGCGTTGATTAAAGATATGAATGACCATCAGTGGCGTGCTGAGCTTCTTGCTGCGGAGCTTAATTCGCGTGGGCGAGGCTGGGCGCATGTTAATCCGATTCCGCTTAACCCGACGCCAGGATCTATTTGGACTGCGTCTACGACGGCGGATACAGGGGTCTTTGTTCAAACGTTGACTGATGCTGGGATCTCGACGACGATCCGGGATACTCGCGGTTCAGATATTGATGGCGCGTGCGGCCAGTTAGCTGCGGACGTAGTAGACCGCGATCATGTTTCACGGCGCGCTGCCCGCGCTCAAGCTGCAGTTGATGCCCGCATCGAGGCACACCGTGGCGAACCGAAAGATTTTGATTCGACTCTTGCTGCTATAGCAGCAGTTACGAATGGAGATATCGATGAATGA
- a CDS encoding phosphatidate cytidylyltransferase, with amino-acid sequence MATPSPTATRSFLERITPHPPRPPKEVTSRAGRNVPAAVLTAAVLLGLVGLSLAYKIEGFVVLAIAFILAGLWEIAGAFLARDIHIPAIPLLGSGLSMILATWFGGIEAGLVVFLIASGILVLWRSYMPMANALTDALAGVFALAWIGIFSMFAVALAALENGPLAIVAFVLLPVASDTGGWLAGITFGKHPIAPSISPKKSWEGFVGSLLGALFAAGVTIWFALGLPWYAALIIGLVTPVFATAGDFSESLLKRDLGVKDMGSIFPGHGGVLDRVDSLLFCAPILYVVLTYGFGVN; translated from the coding sequence GTGGCTACACCAAGTCCAACAGCGACTCGCTCGTTTTTAGAACGCATAACTCCGCACCCGCCGCGTCCGCCTAAAGAGGTTACTTCGCGTGCCGGGCGAAATGTGCCGGCTGCAGTGCTGACAGCTGCTGTCTTGTTGGGCTTGGTGGGGCTTTCGTTAGCATACAAAATCGAAGGTTTTGTAGTGCTTGCGATTGCTTTCATCCTTGCAGGTTTATGGGAAATTGCGGGAGCATTTCTGGCTCGCGATATTCATATTCCAGCGATCCCACTTCTTGGAAGTGGGCTAAGTATGATACTAGCAACCTGGTTCGGCGGAATAGAAGCGGGACTGGTGGTATTCCTCATCGCCAGTGGTATCTTGGTCTTGTGGCGTAGCTATATGCCAATGGCGAATGCCCTAACCGATGCTTTAGCCGGGGTTTTTGCCTTGGCATGGATCGGTATCTTTTCGATGTTTGCAGTAGCTCTGGCAGCACTTGAAAATGGCCCGCTTGCTATCGTCGCTTTCGTACTTCTCCCAGTGGCATCGGATACTGGTGGCTGGCTTGCGGGCATCACCTTTGGCAAACATCCGATAGCACCTTCGATTTCACCTAAAAAATCCTGGGAGGGCTTTGTTGGCTCACTCCTCGGAGCACTCTTCGCTGCGGGGGTTACTATCTGGTTCGCTTTAGGCTTACCCTGGTATGCGGCGCTAATCATCGGGCTGGTAACCCCGGTTTTTGCTACAGCTGGCGACTTTTCGGAATCGCTTCTGAAACGTGATCTTGGTGTGAAAGACATGGGATCGATCTTTCCAGGTCACGGTGGCGTGCTCGATAGGGTAGATTCACTGTTGTTTTGTGCACCGATTCTCTACGTCGTCCTTACGTATGGCTTCGGCGTGAACTGA
- the dxr gene encoding 1-deoxy-D-xylulose-5-phosphate reductoisomerase — protein MRRVIVLGSTGSIGTQTLDVISRHRDKFHVQALGAGGSRIPLLAEQAATFNVPIVGVADESAVNDFHQQWNDRFAHLPEPQIIAGERAMTELAGSGSGVSIDSSDVVVNGITGSVGLLPTLAALHSGATLALANKESLVVGGSLVSEAMTWPGQIVPVDSEHSAIAQALRSGRHCKGLTSPIVDGTSEVSRIILTASGGPFRGKKRHELANVTPQQALNHPTWSMGPVVTINSSTLMNKGLELIEAAYLFDVAPENIVPVVHPQSMIHSMVEFQDGSTIAQASDPDMRLPIALGISWPDRLDRVVAPHSWDALSAWTFEPLDHEVFPAVKLAQQAISTSSLHPAVLNAANEECVGAFLAGKLPYLGIVDTVKQVLETLSVPAERTVESVLDTEKRARTLAHKIMAQHSR, from the coding sequence ATGCGGCGGGTAATTGTTTTAGGCTCAACTGGTTCTATCGGCACCCAAACACTGGATGTGATCTCCCGGCATCGGGATAAATTCCACGTGCAAGCTTTAGGTGCGGGAGGCTCTCGTATCCCACTGTTAGCTGAACAAGCTGCAACATTCAACGTTCCGATTGTAGGCGTGGCAGACGAATCAGCCGTTAACGATTTCCATCAACAGTGGAATGATCGTTTTGCACATCTGCCAGAGCCTCAGATCATTGCTGGCGAGCGGGCAATGACTGAGCTCGCGGGTAGTGGTAGTGGAGTTAGCATTGATTCCTCCGACGTCGTCGTCAACGGTATTACTGGTTCAGTTGGGCTATTGCCCACGCTTGCAGCGCTGCACTCGGGCGCGACGTTAGCACTGGCAAACAAGGAATCTCTCGTTGTAGGAGGCTCTCTTGTATCTGAAGCGATGACGTGGCCGGGGCAGATTGTGCCGGTTGATTCGGAACACTCGGCTATCGCGCAAGCTCTTCGTTCGGGTCGACATTGTAAGGGCTTAACCTCACCAATCGTTGATGGAACAAGCGAAGTGAGCCGCATTATCCTGACTGCATCGGGTGGGCCTTTCCGTGGTAAAAAACGTCACGAGCTAGCAAATGTCACTCCGCAACAGGCTTTAAACCATCCAACATGGTCAATGGGGCCGGTGGTCACAATTAACTCTTCTACACTTATGAATAAGGGGTTAGAGCTCATCGAAGCTGCATACTTATTCGATGTTGCACCAGAGAATATTGTGCCGGTTGTCCATCCGCAGTCGATGATCCACTCGATGGTCGAGTTCCAGGACGGTTCTACGATTGCGCAGGCCTCAGATCCTGATATGCGGCTCCCGATAGCCTTGGGAATTTCATGGCCAGATCGGCTCGATCGGGTTGTCGCTCCGCACTCGTGGGATGCGCTATCGGCATGGACATTTGAGCCACTTGATCATGAGGTATTCCCGGCAGTTAAATTAGCGCAGCAGGCGATCTCGACGTCGTCACTGCACCCGGCTGTTCTCAATGCTGCCAACGAAGAATGTGTGGGTGCGTTCTTAGCTGGGAAGTTACCGTATCTAGGAATTGTCGATACCGTGAAACAAGTACTTGAAACACTGTCAGTTCCGGCAGAGCGAACTGTTGAGAGTGTTCTTGACACCGAGAAGCGTGCGCGCACGCTTGCTCACAAAATTATGGCACAACATAGCCGCTAA
- the frr gene encoding ribosome recycling factor, which translates to MIDDTLLEAEEKMGKAIDVARNDFSKIRSGRANPELFTSLVVDYYGAPTPLQQLATVSVPEARTVLISPYDRSAMKDIERAIQESDLGVNPTDDGQVLRINLPALTEERRREYVKLAKSKGEDARISIRAIRRKAKETLDKIKKDGEAGEDDVERAEKELESLTKKYVDTVDSILEAKEKELMEI; encoded by the coding sequence ATGATTGACGATACCCTACTCGAAGCCGAAGAAAAGATGGGCAAAGCAATTGACGTTGCCCGTAATGACTTCTCGAAAATCCGTTCGGGTCGTGCTAATCCAGAACTATTCACATCTCTAGTTGTGGACTACTATGGCGCGCCAACTCCGTTGCAGCAACTAGCCACAGTTTCGGTTCCGGAAGCTCGTACTGTTCTTATTTCGCCATATGATCGTTCTGCGATGAAAGATATTGAGCGTGCTATCCAAGAATCAGACCTAGGTGTCAACCCTACTGATGACGGCCAAGTATTGCGTATTAACCTGCCTGCGCTTACCGAAGAGCGTCGTCGGGAATACGTCAAGCTTGCCAAGTCTAAGGGCGAAGATGCGCGTATTTCGATTCGAGCAATTCGTCGTAAGGCTAAGGAAACGCTGGATAAGATCAAGAAGGACGGCGAAGCTGGCGAGGACGACGTCGAGCGCGCCGAAAAAGAACTCGAAAGCCTCACTAAAAAGTATGTCGATACCGTCGATTCTATTCTTGAGGCTAAAGAGAAGGAATTGATGGAGATCTGA
- a CDS encoding DivIVA domain-containing protein has translation MNDTFARVGWFRSGYDPAQVDAFLEQAKDAYDVAYEDGQEITEETVRRVSFSWVRNGYHAQLVDVALDRLERAFVQRRRAARVREVGEDRWLRSTYDRATSLYPRLRRPAGQRFAHPEKSGYSSADVDALMDRIIAFFDSAEPITSQEVRNTTFSSAKNEKAYEEKVVDVFLDRVISVLMSVE, from the coding sequence ATGAATGACACATTTGCGCGCGTTGGCTGGTTCCGTTCGGGGTATGATCCAGCTCAGGTTGATGCATTTTTGGAGCAAGCAAAAGATGCATACGATGTAGCCTATGAAGATGGACAAGAAATTACTGAAGAAACAGTTCGTCGTGTCTCATTTTCGTGGGTACGCAATGGGTATCATGCGCAGCTTGTGGACGTCGCGCTAGATCGGTTAGAAAGGGCCTTTGTACAACGACGACGAGCTGCCCGGGTACGTGAAGTAGGCGAAGACCGCTGGTTACGGTCTACCTATGATCGGGCTACCAGTCTGTATCCACGCTTGCGTCGGCCGGCCGGACAGCGCTTTGCGCACCCAGAGAAGTCGGGTTACTCTTCTGCTGATGTCGATGCATTAATGGATCGTATTATTGCGTTCTTCGACAGTGCGGAGCCGATTACCTCTCAGGAAGTCCGCAATACCACTTTTTCTTCGGCTAAGAATGAGAAAGCCTATGAAGAAAAAGTTGTGGATGTTTTCCTTGATCGTGTGATTTCAGTTTTGATGAGTGTGGAATAA